From Styela clava chromosome 6, kaStyClav1.hap1.2, whole genome shotgun sequence, one genomic window encodes:
- the LOC120331525 gene encoding sodium-coupled monocarboxylate transporter 2-like isoform X1: protein MKRFGAKVMKSIKDNFRILDFVIFGGIFVISAFVGTVFGYRDRKSKSTDNYYFGGRKISPFPVATSIAVSFISAITVIGIPSEIYLFGTAFTWWVVVVLASNGIAMMYYIPVFHRLRLNSVFEYLELRFHRRIRIVTSFLEITNAIFYLGITVYVPSLALSAVTPLSLQTTIAITSATCTFYTAVGGMKAVIWTDVFQSVIMIVGMLAVLIKGIIVVGGFNEIISAMERGGRNNSLVFDPDPRIRGSFWTIVFGVGFITCQRIVSNQIFIQRWLACGTVKEAKMAVGLSGIPIVIFFLVSVGNGLVMYAHYEGCDPLMSEKISKIDQTMPLFAVEIFYNIPGMAGLFVSAAFCGTLSTVSSGINSLAALAMMDFVLPLFPNLSAKRKIFFSKFFTLGFGLIVMLLSFAISLTSSNIVQFGNSIAGFIGGPVLGVFTLGIFMPWIDHKGAMAGFLFGFACTCWVGISAILNPSNNSAELALTTDNCTMPPNSTIERTTLTTLNVVFAHFNVTAKPTAVDHSDGFTIHDTLYAISPFMYGVLGFITSITGAHIISIFTGFSSLSNANADLFVPFIDNKLLPEEVRKFFRFGVPVRSHTSERIAPTDGTAKLANDVENTPLSEET, encoded by the exons ATGAAGCGCTTCGGTGCTAAAGTCATGAAATCCATAAAAGATAATTTTCGAATTTTGGACTTCGTGATCTTTGGAG GTATATTTGTTATATCTGCATTTGTTGGTACTGTGTTTGGATACAGAGATAGAAAAAGCAAGTCGACAGATAACTATTACTTTGGAGGGAGGAAAATTTCACCG tttccAGTAGCAACTTCGATTGCAGTATCATTTATCTCTGCCATTACAGTAATTGGAATTCCTagtgaaatttatttgtttgGTACGGCATTTACTTGGTGGGTTGTAGTCGTTCTAGCTTCCAATGGAATTGCAATGATGTACTATATCCCAGTATTTCATCGTCTACGTTTGAACAGCGTATTTGAG tatttggAGCTCAGGTTTCATCGGAGAATACGGATTGTAACTTCTTTTCTTGAAATTACCAATGCG attttttacCTTGGAATCACTGTATATGTACCATCTCTTGCGTTGAGTGCAGTGACACCACTTAGCCTGCAAACTACTATCGCTATTACAAGCGCTACTTGCACGTTTTACACAGCGGTT GGAGGAATGAAGGCTGTTATATGGACGGATGTCTTCCAATCAGTAATCATGATAGTGGGAATGTTGGCTGTTCTTATAAAAGGAATTATTGTAGTTGGTGGCTTCAATGAAATTATATCAGCCATGGAACGTGGCGGAAGAAATAATTCTCTAGT ATTTGATCCAGATCCAAGAATTCGCGGGTCTTTTTGGACAATTGTGTTTGGCGTAGGTTTTATCACTTGCCAGAGAATCGTTAGCAATCAAATATTCATTCAACGTTGGTTGGCATGCGGAACAGTAAAAGAggcaaaaat ggcaGTCGGTCTAAGTGGGATTCCtatagtaattttttttctcgtGTCTGTGGGAAATGGTTTGGTGATGTACGCTCATTACGAAGGATGTGATCCTTTGATGTccgaaaaaatttcaaaaatcgaTCAAACGATGCCTCTTTTTgctgttgaaatattttacaacatTCCTGGTATGGCTGGACTATTTGTTTCAGCGGCCTTTTGTGGAACTTTGAG TACAGTTTCGTCAGGCATCAATTCACTGGCAGCTTTAGCAATGATGGATTTCGTATTGCCTTTATTTCCAAATCTAAGCGCCAAAAGAAAGATATTTTTCAGCAAATTTTTCA CGCTCGGTTTTGGACTAATAGTGATGCTTCTTTCTTTTGCTATATCACTTACTTCGtcgaatattgtacaatttggGAATTCCATTGCTGGATTTATTGGCGGACCGGTCTTAGGAGTTTTTACTCTCGGCATTTTTATGCCATGGATTGATCATAAG GGCGCGATGGCTGGATTTTTGTTCGGATTTGCTTGTACATGTTGGGTTGGAATATCTGCAATTTTGAATCCAAGTAATAATTCTGCGGAGTTGGCATTGACGACAGATAATTGTACAATGCCGCCTAACTCTACAATAGAAAGAACGACCCTTACTACTTTAAATGTAGTATTTGCACATTTCAATGTTACAGCAAAACCTACGGCTGTTGATCATTCTGACGG ATTTACGATACACGACACACTATATGCAATTTCGCCCTTCATGTACGGAGTCCTAGGATTCATCACATCAATAACTGGTGCTCACATAATATCAATTTTTACTG GTTTCAGTTCTCTTTCAAATGCCAACGCTGATCTCTTCGTTCCTTTCATCGACAATAAGTTGTTGCCTGAAGAAGTTAGGAAGTTTTTCCGTTTTGGCGTACCTGTTCGTTCTCATACTAGTGAAAGAATAGCGCCAACTGATGGAACAGCAAAGTTGGCCAATGACGTTGAAAACACGCCTTTAAGCGAGGAGACATAA
- the LOC120331525 gene encoding sodium-coupled monocarboxylate transporter 2-like isoform X2 yields the protein MKRFGAKVMKSIKDNFRILDFVIFGGIFVISAFVGTVFGYRDRKSKSTDNYYFGGRKISPYLELRFHRRIRIVTSFLEITNAIFYLGITVYVPSLALSAVTPLSLQTTIAITSATCTFYTAVGGMKAVIWTDVFQSVIMIVGMLAVLIKGIIVVGGFNEIISAMERGGRNNSLVFDPDPRIRGSFWTIVFGVGFITCQRIVSNQIFIQRWLACGTVKEAKMAVGLSGIPIVIFFLVSVGNGLVMYAHYEGCDPLMSEKISKIDQTMPLFAVEIFYNIPGMAGLFVSAAFCGTLSTVSSGINSLAALAMMDFVLPLFPNLSAKRKIFFSKFFTLGFGLIVMLLSFAISLTSSNIVQFGNSIAGFIGGPVLGVFTLGIFMPWIDHKGAMAGFLFGFACTCWVGISAILNPSNNSAELALTTDNCTMPPNSTIERTTLTTLNVVFAHFNVTAKPTAVDHSDGFTIHDTLYAISPFMYGVLGFITSITGAHIISIFTGFSSLSNANADLFVPFIDNKLLPEEVRKFFRFGVPVRSHTSERIAPTDGTAKLANDVENTPLSEET from the exons ATGAAGCGCTTCGGTGCTAAAGTCATGAAATCCATAAAAGATAATTTTCGAATTTTGGACTTCGTGATCTTTGGAG GTATATTTGTTATATCTGCATTTGTTGGTACTGTGTTTGGATACAGAGATAGAAAAAGCAAGTCGACAGATAACTATTACTTTGGAGGGAGGAAAATTTCACCG tatttggAGCTCAGGTTTCATCGGAGAATACGGATTGTAACTTCTTTTCTTGAAATTACCAATGCG attttttacCTTGGAATCACTGTATATGTACCATCTCTTGCGTTGAGTGCAGTGACACCACTTAGCCTGCAAACTACTATCGCTATTACAAGCGCTACTTGCACGTTTTACACAGCGGTT GGAGGAATGAAGGCTGTTATATGGACGGATGTCTTCCAATCAGTAATCATGATAGTGGGAATGTTGGCTGTTCTTATAAAAGGAATTATTGTAGTTGGTGGCTTCAATGAAATTATATCAGCCATGGAACGTGGCGGAAGAAATAATTCTCTAGT ATTTGATCCAGATCCAAGAATTCGCGGGTCTTTTTGGACAATTGTGTTTGGCGTAGGTTTTATCACTTGCCAGAGAATCGTTAGCAATCAAATATTCATTCAACGTTGGTTGGCATGCGGAACAGTAAAAGAggcaaaaat ggcaGTCGGTCTAAGTGGGATTCCtatagtaattttttttctcgtGTCTGTGGGAAATGGTTTGGTGATGTACGCTCATTACGAAGGATGTGATCCTTTGATGTccgaaaaaatttcaaaaatcgaTCAAACGATGCCTCTTTTTgctgttgaaatattttacaacatTCCTGGTATGGCTGGACTATTTGTTTCAGCGGCCTTTTGTGGAACTTTGAG TACAGTTTCGTCAGGCATCAATTCACTGGCAGCTTTAGCAATGATGGATTTCGTATTGCCTTTATTTCCAAATCTAAGCGCCAAAAGAAAGATATTTTTCAGCAAATTTTTCA CGCTCGGTTTTGGACTAATAGTGATGCTTCTTTCTTTTGCTATATCACTTACTTCGtcgaatattgtacaatttggGAATTCCATTGCTGGATTTATTGGCGGACCGGTCTTAGGAGTTTTTACTCTCGGCATTTTTATGCCATGGATTGATCATAAG GGCGCGATGGCTGGATTTTTGTTCGGATTTGCTTGTACATGTTGGGTTGGAATATCTGCAATTTTGAATCCAAGTAATAATTCTGCGGAGTTGGCATTGACGACAGATAATTGTACAATGCCGCCTAACTCTACAATAGAAAGAACGACCCTTACTACTTTAAATGTAGTATTTGCACATTTCAATGTTACAGCAAAACCTACGGCTGTTGATCATTCTGACGG ATTTACGATACACGACACACTATATGCAATTTCGCCCTTCATGTACGGAGTCCTAGGATTCATCACATCAATAACTGGTGCTCACATAATATCAATTTTTACTG GTTTCAGTTCTCTTTCAAATGCCAACGCTGATCTCTTCGTTCCTTTCATCGACAATAAGTTGTTGCCTGAAGAAGTTAGGAAGTTTTTCCGTTTTGGCGTACCTGTTCGTTCTCATACTAGTGAAAGAATAGCGCCAACTGATGGAACAGCAAAGTTGGCCAATGACGTTGAAAACACGCCTTTAAGCGAGGAGACATAA
- the LOC120331416 gene encoding phosphatidylserine synthase 1-like, with amino-acid sequence MVFNLKPRRQSNRRSKRQYYRYDFRAINEQQVEDITLEFFYKPHSITLLLVLVIAFLYIGLTRDDSVGEKNLWFGCCGVIFFFSIISILAFPNGPFTRPHPAIWRVFFGFSVLYLLFLVFTLFLNLGQVKMIMYWLDPEVRHAKREVDTVEEYAVNCSDVSLERIYSSLDVFAFGHIAGWALKAVLIRSYSMCWTISIMWELTELFFMHLLPNFQECWWDQLLLDIMLCNGVGIYIGIKTCRFLEMREYRWESIKDIHTTTGKLRRAVLQFTPANWFPVRWLDPECHFMRVLGVYILMIIWQMAELNTFFLKHFLRFPASHIFCWGRILLIGIITAPAIRQYYVYITDKRCKRVGNHTWVYVAIMCLETIISLKFGAEEFTRTQMLNIAGWLVVMLLLTLLSLYVMLLLSKLGIGKDVEVYDGELSGPEFPKTESSCASSSEGADEENESESEKRTVKNNSNGQGKTYSLRNITKRQNFSSAVSHARFGK; translated from the exons ATGGTATTCAATCTGAAGCCTAGGCGTCAGTCAAACCGACGATCAAAGAGACAATATTATAGATATGATTTCCGAGCAATCAACGAACAACAA GTAGAAGATATAACTCTTGAATTTTTCTACAAACCACATTCCATCACTCTActtcttgttcttgttattgCTTTTTTGTATATTGGATTAACTAG agatGACAGTGTTGGAGAAAAAAATCTCTGGTTCGGTTGTTGCGgagttatatttttcttttccattATAAGCATACTCGCTTTTCCTAACGGGCCATTCACAAGACCTCATCCTGCG ATATGGAGAGTATTTTTTGGATTCAGCGTCttgtatttattatttcttGTCTTTACGTTGTTTTTAAACTTGGGTCAAGTCAAAATGATAATGTATTGGTTGGACCCAGAGGTTCGACATGCCAAAAGGGAGGTTGACACCGTGGAG GAATATGCAGTCAATTGCTCTGATGTAAGTTTGGAACGAATATATTCTAGTCTGGATGTTTTTGCATTTGGTCATATTGCTGGTTGGGCATTGAAGGCTGTTCTTATTCGAAGCTACAGCATGTGTTGGACCATAAGCATCATGTGGGAACTCACAGAA TTATTCTTCATGCATTTGCTGCCAAATTTTCAAGAATGTTGGTGGGACCAACTTCTGCTTGATATTATGTTATGCAACGGAGTTGGAATATACATCGGCATCAAAACTTGCAGATTTCTTGAAATGAGAGAGTATCGATGGGAGTCTATAAA AGACATTCATACCACCACTGGAAAACTAAGGCGTGCAGTTCTCCAGTTCACTCCAGCCAATTGGTTTCCAGTTCGTTGGCTTGATCCTGAATGTCATTTTAtgagagttcttggtgtttatATCCTCATGATAATATGGCAG ATGGCAGAGCTTAACACATTTTTCTTGAAACATTTTCTTCGATTTCCTGCCAGTCACATCTTTTGCTGGGGTAGGATTCTCTTGATTGGAATAATTACAGCACCGGCTATCAG GCAATATTATGTGTACATTACTGACAAAAGATGCAAAAGGGTTGGGAACCACACATGGGTTTATGT TGCGATCATGTGTCTAGAAACgattatttcattaaaatttggAGCTGAGGAATTTACCAGGACACAAATGCTCAACATTGCTGGATGGTTGGTTGTCATG CTGCTGCTGACATTGTTGAGTTTGTATGTTATGTTGCTACTGTCAAAACTGGGAATTGGTAAG GATGTTGAGGTATATGATGGAGAATTATCTGGACCGGAATTTCCAAAGACTGAAAGCAGTTGTGCAAGTAGCAGTGAAGGTGCAGATGAAGAAAATGAATCTGAATCAGAAAAGAGAACAGTTAAAAACAACTCAAATGGTCAAGGCAAAACTTACTCTCTGAGAAACATAACGAAGCGGCAGAACTTCAGTTCTGCTGTAAGTCATGCCAGgtttggaaaataa